A single genomic interval of Cellulosilyticum sp. I15G10I2 harbors:
- a CDS encoding homocysteine S-methyltransferase family protein, which yields MVCNVLGKKHLFFDGAMGTVLQNKGLKLGELPESYNFTHPHAIESIHREYLEAGAHFITTNTFGANRYKMNNTSYTVEQVITKAIELAKNARTDFDERYIALDVGPSGKVLQPVGDVSFEEVYEVFKEQVIAGEQAGCDVILFETFTDLYELKAAILAAKEHTTLPIFCTMSFEENGRTFFGTSIEAMVLTLEGLGVSALGINCSLGPKQLKPIVDKVLKFASIPVMVQPNAGLPVMKEGTARYDITSDEFASYMKAFADSGVSVLGGCCGTTCEYIEKMVNQIAGSIYTIPVKKEITGVCSHSNTVFFDDVVIIGERLNPTGKKLLQAALRNGDMDYVLREAIVQEEQGAHLLDVNMGLPDIDEVGMLRQAVIEVQSVINLPLQIDSSNVKALEAAARIYNGKPIINSVNGKKESLETILPIAKKYGACVLGLTLDEKGIPESAEERLAVAEKIVQRALELGIPKQDILIDCLVVTASAQQELVFETLRAVRLVKEKLGVKTVLGVSNVSFGLPNRPLINKTMLAMALMQGLDAPIMNPGDTGMVETINAYRVLSGKDKGSTQYTDNYSDEKNNQSKNQEQISAASGSDLKQAIKSGLKEEAKLITGDYLKSMQPLEVIENYIVPALNEVGNLYESQSIYLPQLIRSAEAAKKSFEKLQTELIKSNTEHALVKTKIVLATVYGDIHDIGKNIVKVIMENYNFEVLDLGKDVPSEKIVDAVKKHHIKIVGLSALMTTTVSSMKETITRLREECPKVKVIVGGAVLTEELANYVGADFYAKDAMETVNISKRILETR from the coding sequence GTGGTTTGTAATGTTCTAGGTAAAAAGCATCTGTTTTTTGATGGTGCGATGGGGACGGTTCTCCAAAACAAAGGTTTAAAGCTCGGAGAGCTGCCAGAAAGTTATAACTTTACGCATCCCCATGCAATAGAAAGTATTCATAGAGAATACTTAGAAGCTGGCGCACATTTTATAACAACCAATACTTTTGGAGCTAATCGCTATAAAATGAATAATACCTCCTATACTGTAGAACAAGTTATTACAAAAGCTATTGAGCTTGCAAAAAATGCAAGAACAGATTTTGATGAAAGATATATTGCATTAGATGTAGGCCCTAGTGGTAAAGTACTACAGCCTGTTGGTGATGTATCATTTGAAGAAGTTTATGAAGTGTTTAAAGAACAAGTAATAGCAGGAGAACAAGCAGGCTGTGATGTTATTTTATTTGAAACTTTTACGGATTTATATGAACTGAAGGCTGCGATACTTGCAGCAAAAGAGCATACAACATTACCAATATTTTGCACCATGAGTTTTGAAGAGAATGGACGTACATTCTTTGGGACGAGTATAGAAGCTATGGTGCTTACACTTGAAGGCCTTGGCGTTTCGGCGCTTGGTATAAACTGTTCTTTAGGACCCAAGCAACTTAAACCTATTGTAGATAAGGTGTTAAAGTTTGCATCGATACCTGTTATGGTACAGCCGAATGCAGGACTTCCGGTAATGAAAGAAGGCACCGCTCGATATGATATTACATCAGATGAATTTGCATCTTATATGAAAGCATTTGCGGATAGCGGTGTAAGCGTACTTGGAGGTTGTTGCGGGACAACTTGTGAATATATAGAAAAAATGGTGAACCAAATTGCGGGATCTATTTATACTATACCTGTTAAAAAAGAAATAACTGGCGTATGCAGTCACTCAAATACGGTGTTTTTTGATGATGTGGTTATTATAGGAGAGAGACTTAATCCAACAGGTAAAAAACTTTTGCAGGCAGCACTTAGAAATGGCGATATGGATTACGTCCTTAGAGAAGCTATTGTACAGGAAGAACAAGGGGCTCATCTATTAGATGTGAATATGGGGCTTCCAGACATTGACGAGGTCGGTATGTTAAGACAAGCTGTTATTGAGGTGCAGTCAGTTATTAACCTGCCCCTTCAAATAGATTCTTCAAATGTGAAAGCTTTAGAAGCAGCCGCAAGAATCTATAATGGCAAGCCGATAATTAATTCTGTAAATGGTAAAAAAGAAAGTTTAGAGACAATACTCCCCATTGCTAAGAAATATGGGGCGTGTGTACTTGGGCTTACATTAGATGAAAAGGGTATTCCAGAGTCAGCCGAAGAGAGACTTGCGGTAGCAGAAAAAATTGTTCAAAGAGCATTAGAGCTTGGAATACCTAAACAAGATATATTAATAGACTGTCTCGTAGTCACTGCATCAGCGCAGCAGGAACTTGTCTTTGAAACCCTAAGAGCAGTTAGACTTGTAAAAGAAAAACTTGGAGTGAAGACAGTTCTAGGGGTAAGTAATGTATCTTTTGGACTGCCTAATAGGCCGCTTATCAATAAAACCATGCTTGCTATGGCGCTTATGCAAGGACTTGATGCACCGATTATGAATCCAGGAGACACAGGGATGGTAGAAACTATTAATGCCTATAGGGTTCTTAGTGGAAAAGATAAAGGCTCAACACAGTATACAGATAATTATAGTGATGAAAAAAATAATCAGTCTAAAAATCAAGAACAAATATCAGCTGCTAGTGGCAGCGATTTAAAGCAAGCAATTAAAAGCGGGCTTAAAGAAGAGGCAAAACTTATTACAGGTGATTATTTAAAATCTATGCAGCCATTAGAAGTTATAGAAAATTATATTGTGCCCGCACTTAATGAAGTTGGGAACTTGTATGAAAGCCAAAGTATTTATTTGCCACAACTTATAAGGTCAGCGGAAGCTGCTAAAAAGTCTTTTGAAAAACTTCAGACAGAACTTATAAAAAGTAATACTGAACATGCCCTTGTTAAAACCAAGATTGTTCTTGCTACAGTTTATGGAGATATACATGATATTGGTAAAAATATTGTAAAAGTTATTATGGAAAATTATAATTTTGAAGTATTAGACCTTGGGAAAGATGTACCATCTGAAAAAATAGTTGATGCAGTTAAAAAGCATCACATTAAAATAGTTGGACTTAGTGCACTTATGACTACAACTGTCAGCAGTATGAAAGAAACTATAACGAGGCTCAGAGAAGAATGTCCTAAAGTTAAAGTTATTGTAGGTGGTGCTGTACTTACAGAAGAACTCGCAAATTATGTTGGTGCAGATTTTTATGCAAAAGATGCGATGGAAACAGTCAATATATCTAAGCGTATCTTGGAAACAAGGTAG
- a CDS encoding vitamin B12 dependent-methionine synthase activation domain-containing protein, with protein MKISDLMIQEALRYIQTPKNKSNDDIIEKIRHTYDKLEKIGGVKSVYKVLPIYLDAEGVSFENTHFKIISKDLLRLFANSKKCYILAVTLGQEADRQIALRQKIDMLDALILDACASVCVERACDELESEIIKTLKEGEFLTMRFSPGYGDVPLEVQQSLIDLLDASKRIGISLTKTNMLIPTKSITALIGVSDQKESRMKSCKLCNLKEVCLYKKRGDKCGL; from the coding sequence ATGAAGATTTCTGATTTAATGATACAAGAGGCGCTACGCTATATTCAAACCCCTAAAAATAAGTCAAATGATGATATTATTGAAAAAATAAGACATACATATGATAAGCTTGAGAAAATAGGCGGAGTAAAGAGTGTCTATAAGGTTTTACCTATCTATCTGGATGCAGAAGGCGTTTCGTTTGAAAATACGCACTTTAAGATTATAAGTAAGGATTTATTAAGGTTATTTGCAAATAGCAAAAAATGTTATATACTTGCTGTAACATTGGGACAAGAAGCAGACAGGCAGATTGCCTTAAGACAAAAAATAGATATGCTGGATGCACTTATTTTGGATGCGTGTGCATCGGTATGCGTAGAGCGTGCTTGTGATGAGCTTGAAAGTGAAATCATAAAGACGCTTAAAGAAGGTGAATTTCTCACGATGAGATTTAGTCCAGGTTATGGAGATGTTCCTTTAGAGGTTCAGCAAAGTCTTATTGATCTATTAGATGCTTCAAAAAGAATTGGGATCAGCCTTACTAAAACGAATATGCTTATTCCGACTAAATCCATAACAGCCTTAATTGGTGTATCAGATCAAAAAGAAAGCAGAATGAAAAGCTGCAAGTTATGTAATTTAAAAGAAGTATGTTTATATAAGAAAAGAGGAGATAAATGTGGTTTGTAA
- the metF gene encoding methylenetetrahydrofolate reductase [NAD(P)H] — protein MKNIIKVVMKMFVKEIIEIKKPTFSFEIFPPKSGGNLESIYGTVDALASLMPDFISVTYGAGGSSRENTVEIASVIQNKYNIPTLAHLTCVGSTKDQMDNILKELDEKGVKNILALRGDLNELSTLGDFKYASDLISYIKNKYHFNIVSACYPEKHLEAYSIVEDLKHLRSKVDSGTDMLVSQLFFDNQAFYNFAEKARSIGINVPIVAGIMPITSSKQIERMVSLCGATVPESVQRFIRAYGHNSMAIKEAGIAYATRQIIDLLASGVDGIHLYTMNQADIAKRIAENIRGILYALRVKRE, from the coding sequence TTGAAAAATATAATAAAAGTGGTGATGAAAATGTTTGTAAAAGAAATTATAGAAATTAAAAAACCAACCTTTTCCTTTGAAATCTTTCCGCCTAAAAGCGGAGGTAATTTAGAATCTATCTATGGGACAGTTGATGCATTAGCTAGTCTTATGCCAGATTTTATAAGTGTAACGTATGGTGCTGGAGGCAGCAGTCGTGAAAATACTGTAGAAATTGCCTCGGTTATTCAAAATAAATATAACATACCAACCCTTGCTCATTTAACCTGTGTAGGCAGCACTAAGGATCAAATGGATAATATTCTTAAAGAACTCGATGAAAAAGGGGTTAAAAATATCCTTGCTTTAAGAGGTGATCTTAATGAATTATCTACTCTTGGAGATTTTAAGTATGCCTCTGACTTAATAAGTTATATAAAGAATAAGTATCATTTTAATATAGTAAGTGCATGTTATCCTGAAAAACATTTAGAGGCCTATAGTATTGTAGAGGATTTAAAACATCTTAGATCAAAAGTAGATAGTGGAACAGATATGTTGGTATCACAACTCTTTTTTGATAATCAGGCGTTTTATAACTTTGCCGAAAAGGCACGGTCTATTGGTATAAATGTTCCGATCGTAGCGGGTATAATGCCTATTACGTCTTCAAAACAAATTGAGAGAATGGTATCACTTTGCGGGGCCACAGTCCCTGAGTCTGTTCAGCGATTTATAAGAGCGTACGGACATAATAGTATGGCGATTAAAGAAGCTGGCATAGCCTATGCTACTCGGCAGATTATAGATCTTCTTGCAAGCGGCGTAGATGGCATACATCTTTATACAATGAATCAAGCGGATATTGCAAAACGTATAGCAGAAAACATTAGAGGGATTCTTTATGCACTGAGAGTAAAGAGGGAGTAA